From Candidatus Micrarchaeia archaeon, the proteins below share one genomic window:
- a CDS encoding HEPN domain-containing protein, with protein sequence MDFSFLISMGYAARIKPDPELCRKELSEAEYDLALAGKSFSEADFKWSIIKSYYSMFHAAKGVLFLLGLKEKSHAGVAEALEILSKAGKLESRFANDFRAAMSAREGADYSYSHSRERAQNTLAIAGDFVARMKTLAEPIKPGTENRKPGTGKT encoded by the coding sequence ATGGACTTCTCCTTCCTAATCTCGATGGGTTATGCAGCCAGAATAAAGCCGGACCCGGAACTTTGCAGGAAGGAGCTGAGCGAAGCAGAATACGACCTTGCCCTTGCAGGCAAGAGTTTTTCAGAAGCGGATTTCAAATGGTCAATAATAAAATCCTACTATTCAATGTTCCACGCTGCGAAAGGCGTGCTTTTCCTGCTCGGGCTCAAGGAGAAATCCCACGCCGGGGTTGCCGAGGCGCTCGAGATTCTGTCCAAGGCAGGTAAGCTCGAATCCAGATTTGCCAATGATTTCCGCGCCGCGATGAGCGCGCGGGAAGGCGCGGATTATTCATACAGCCATTCCAGGGAGCGCGCGCAAAACACGCTGGCTATCGCCGGTGATTTTGTGGCGAGAATGAAGACGCTTGCGGAACCAATCAAGCCAGGAACCGAGAACAGGAAACCGGGAACCGGAAAAACTTAA